From the Argopecten irradians isolate NY chromosome 13, Ai_NY, whole genome shotgun sequence genome, one window contains:
- the LOC138306302 gene encoding alpha-N-acetylgalactosamine-specific lectin-like has protein sequence MKWIHSRVLIFILFHSSFEQHIFPEKKRQQLTAILISKVLEEALPLIRRYLENEAQSSRRQFDGIKETFSIVQAELEITKRQIKELHALLEDLCRPCWEYYHGYCYRIIQTRATYEDARDWCQSRNAFVADVTSEKEYRFIKAELKKSGQKKYYLGGQLNRTSDEWIWYRTGEKFVFTKWHVEDGEPNDLNKDEDCLQMQGHRDFKWNDVSCTRNASFICKKSAFGKEEKTSTSPQC, from the exons ATGAAGTGGATACACAGTAGAGTCCTGATTTTTATCCTTTTCCATAGCTCGTTCGAACAGCATATCTTTCCTGAAAAGAAACGTCAACAGTTGACCGCAATATTGATCAGCAAAGTCTTAGAAGAAGCCTTACCGTTAATTCGGCGTTACCTTGAAAACGAGGCTCAATCCAGCAGACGACAGTTTGACGGGATCAAGGAAACATTCAGCATTGTTCAGGCCGAGTTGGAAATTACTAAGAGGCAGATCAAAGAGTTACATGCTTTGTTGGAAG ATCTATGCAGACCATGCTGGGAATATTATCATGGCTACTGCTACAGGATTATACAAACACGCGCTACTTATGAAGATGCCCGG GACTGGTGTCAAAGCAGAAATGCGTTTGTTGCTGACGTCACAAGTGAAAAGGAATACAGATTCATAAAGGCGGAATTAAAGAAAAGCGGTCAAA AAAAATACTATCTCGGTGGACAATTGAATCGCACAAGTGATGAATGGATATGGTACAGGACTGGGGAGAAGTTTGTGTTCACCAAATGGCATGTGGAAGACGGGGAACCTAATGATCTCAACAAGGACGAAGATTGTCTACAGATGCAGGGCCATCGCGATTTCAAATGGAACGATGTCTCTTGTACAAGAAATGCTTCTTTCATTTGCAAGAAAAG TGCATTCGGCAAAGAAGAAAAGACGAGTACCAGTCCACAATGTTGA